From one Thalassobaculum sp. OXR-137 genomic stretch:
- a CDS encoding SDR family oxidoreductase, translating into MTEQMATYPSLAHRSVLVTGGGSGIGAEIVRQFARQGAQVAFLDIDVDASGALVEELTTAGGAVSFYECDLTDIPKLRETIAAAAAVQGPITVLVNNAANDQRHPMEDVTPEYWDDRLAVNLKHQFFAAQAVAPGMKAAGGGAIVNLGSISWMVGQGGMPGYTTAKSAVLGLTRSLARDLGPDDIRVVCVVPGWIMTQRQLDNWLTPEAEAALMKAQCLKYKLYPIDIARPVLFLASDEARGCTGQHYIVDAGWH; encoded by the coding sequence ATGACCGAGCAGATGGCGACATATCCGAGCCTGGCCCACCGCAGCGTGCTGGTCACCGGCGGCGGCTCCGGCATCGGGGCCGAGATCGTCCGGCAGTTCGCCCGCCAGGGCGCACAGGTCGCGTTCCTCGACATCGACGTCGACGCCTCCGGGGCCCTGGTCGAGGAACTGACGACCGCCGGCGGGGCCGTGTCGTTCTACGAGTGCGACCTGACCGACATCCCGAAGCTGCGCGAGACCATCGCCGCGGCGGCGGCCGTCCAGGGGCCGATCACGGTCCTGGTCAACAACGCCGCCAACGACCAGCGCCACCCGATGGAGGACGTCACCCCGGAATACTGGGACGACCGGCTGGCGGTGAACCTGAAGCACCAGTTCTTCGCCGCCCAGGCGGTGGCCCCCGGCATGAAGGCGGCCGGCGGCGGCGCCATCGTCAATCTCGGCTCGATTTCCTGGATGGTCGGCCAGGGCGGAATGCCCGGCTACACCACGGCGAAATCCGCCGTGCTCGGCCTCACCCGGTCGCTCGCCCGCGATCTCGGCCCGGACGACATCAGGGTGGTCTGCGTCGTGCCCGGCTGGATCATGACCCAGCGCCAGCTCGACAACTGGCTGACCCCCGAGGCCGAGGCCGCCCTGATGAAGGCCCAGTGCCTGAAATACAAGCTCTACCCGATCGACATCGCCCGGCCTGTCCTGTTCCTCGCCTCCGACGAAGCGCGGGGCTGCACCGGCCAGCACTACATCGTCGATGCCGGCTGGCATTGA
- a CDS encoding substrate-binding domain-containing protein, which translates to MKRIAGMKRIAGLGAVALMLALAAGTSDAAEKKTLAIVVKGLDNPFFEQINLGCQKWQKENPNSEYTCLYTGPASSADEAGEVQIVDDLLTRGVAAIAISPSNAPAMGNLIKQRAPDIPVMTIDADFIEADRGLRVTYLGTDNYLMGVKMAEHAAKLKPSGGTVCLQLGNVAADNINARAAGFRDTIAGAKGTDRLTGQSGWTEIDGCPVFTNDQVDLANQQMADTFTANPDLDAFVLIGGWAQFAPQAYAQVTDQVMDKLKSKELIIIAGDTLPPQMDALKAGRSRVQVGQRPFEMGYRAPSVMIDQIEGKTVEDPLYTGLDECTPETADSCLAK; encoded by the coding sequence ATGAAACGCATTGCAGGCATGAAGCGTATTGCAGGCCTCGGCGCGGTCGCCCTCATGCTCGCTCTGGCGGCGGGCACCAGCGACGCGGCGGAGAAGAAGACCCTGGCCATCGTGGTGAAGGGTCTCGACAACCCCTTCTTCGAGCAGATCAATCTCGGCTGCCAGAAGTGGCAGAAGGAAAATCCGAACTCCGAATACACCTGCCTCTATACCGGCCCGGCCTCCAGCGCCGACGAGGCCGGCGAGGTGCAGATCGTCGACGACCTGCTGACCCGCGGCGTGGCCGCCATCGCCATCTCGCCGTCCAACGCGCCGGCCATGGGCAACCTGATCAAGCAGCGCGCGCCCGACATCCCCGTCATGACCATCGACGCCGACTTCATCGAGGCCGACCGCGGCCTGCGGGTCACCTATCTCGGCACCGACAACTACCTGATGGGCGTGAAGATGGCCGAGCACGCGGCCAAGCTGAAGCCGTCGGGCGGCACGGTCTGCCTGCAGCTCGGCAACGTCGCGGCCGACAACATCAACGCCCGCGCCGCCGGCTTCCGCGACACCATCGCCGGGGCCAAGGGCACCGACCGGCTCACCGGCCAGAGCGGCTGGACCGAGATCGACGGCTGCCCGGTCTTCACCAACGACCAGGTCGACCTCGCCAACCAGCAGATGGCCGACACCTTCACCGCCAACCCGGATCTGGACGCCTTCGTCCTGATCGGCGGCTGGGCCCAGTTCGCGCCCCAGGCCTATGCCCAGGTCACCGACCAGGTGATGGACAAGCTGAAGAGCAAGGAGCTGATCATCATCGCCGGCGACACCCTGCCGCCGCAGATGGACGCGCTCAAGGCCGGGCGCAGCCGTGTCCAGGTCGGCCAGCGGCCGTTCGAGATGGGCTACCGGGCGCCGAGCGTCATGATCGACCAGATCGAGGGCAAGACGGTCGAGGACCCGCTCTATACCGGCCTCGACGAGTGCACGCCCGAGACCGCCGACAGCTGTCTGGCGAAGTAA
- a CDS encoding ABC transporter permease has translation MAGEGLASGPGDTLKAAIGGREHDTWLRWLAGQQTFWIFLAAVIACIVLSLATDTFATERNLFNVTRNFAFVGIVALGMTAVIASGGIDLSVGSTLVLAGIVVGGAMEAGQPLMVAMPLAIFAALCVGLLNGVLIAFVGMPPFVVTLGTLALARSLAMVLSNNKMIYQFGPDQALLLALGGGTTFGIANPVLILILLAVVIGIAFRWTRWGRHLFAIGGNEEAARMTGVPVRLVKLSVYLLCAFCAGLTGVLEVGWLGGVTTNLGQGMELTVIAAAVIGGANLAGGSGTTFGAVIGAALIEVIRNSLILLGISTFWQGSFVGTFIIVAVAIDRLRTVRKTD, from the coding sequence ATGGCGGGTGAGGGCTTGGCGTCGGGGCCGGGAGACACGCTCAAGGCGGCCATCGGCGGCCGCGAACACGACACGTGGCTGCGCTGGTTGGCCGGACAGCAGACCTTCTGGATCTTCCTGGCGGCGGTGATCGCCTGCATCGTCCTGTCGCTCGCCACCGACACCTTCGCCACCGAGCGCAACCTGTTCAACGTCACCCGGAACTTCGCCTTCGTCGGCATCGTGGCCCTGGGGATGACGGCGGTGATCGCGTCCGGCGGCATCGACCTGTCGGTCGGCTCGACCCTGGTGCTGGCGGGCATCGTGGTCGGCGGCGCGATGGAGGCGGGGCAGCCGCTGATGGTCGCCATGCCCCTGGCGATCTTCGCCGCCCTCTGTGTCGGGCTGCTGAACGGCGTGCTGATCGCCTTCGTGGGTATGCCGCCCTTCGTGGTGACGCTGGGCACCCTGGCGCTGGCCCGCAGCCTCGCCATGGTGCTGTCCAACAACAAGATGATCTACCAGTTCGGTCCGGACCAGGCCCTGCTGCTGGCGCTGGGCGGCGGGACGACGTTCGGCATCGCCAACCCGGTGCTGATTCTGATCCTGCTCGCCGTTGTGATCGGTATTGCCTTCCGCTGGACCCGCTGGGGCCGCCATCTCTTCGCCATCGGCGGCAACGAGGAGGCGGCGCGGATGACCGGGGTGCCGGTGCGGCTGGTCAAGCTGTCGGTCTATCTGCTCTGCGCCTTCTGCGCCGGGCTGACCGGCGTGCTGGAGGTCGGCTGGCTCGGCGGGGTGACCACCAATTTGGGGCAGGGGATGGAGCTGACGGTGATCGCCGCGGCGGTGATCGGCGGCGCCAACCTCGCCGGCGGGTCGGGCACGACCTTCGGTGCTGTGATCGGGGCGGCGCTGATCGAGGTGATCCGCAACAGCCTGATCCTGCTCGGCATCAGCACCTTCTGGCAGGGAAGTTTCGTCGGCACCTTCATCATCGTCGCGGTCGCCATCGACCGGCTGCGCACGGTGCGGAAGACGGATTAG
- a CDS encoding glycosyltransferase family 9 protein translates to MTSLRAKQWIDDKLGSLLIAILKPMALALGFLLRRDHGLSVQGDIVVIKLLGGGSLVLALPALLSLRRAHPSRRLSLVCTRGTKAFAETLGVFDDYIVVDDGGARALLVSGLRALTRCWRVDTVIDLEVHSRLSTVFGCLTCARNRIGFYLDTAFWRRGVATHLFFYNRASASHVHYEQIARALGGTIAPMAEVRAAYRTANGLPAARSPQSPATRIGLGCFCSDLSVERMLSAQEWARILAGRLGEEKVTLHLFGGKQDRPAADRFIALLSQALPTAEFVNECGAHDLTGSLRLLDRMDRFYSIDSGLLHIARLIGVETVSFWGPTDPQTLLLPLPEGSTDEVHYSRLACSPCVHLTEVPPCRGNNICMHAHLDPSLADEPPIWVIR, encoded by the coding sequence ATGACGAGCCTGCGCGCCAAGCAATGGATCGACGACAAGCTCGGCAGTCTGCTGATCGCGATCCTGAAGCCGATGGCGCTCGCCCTCGGCTTCCTGCTGCGGCGCGACCATGGGCTGAGCGTCCAGGGCGACATCGTGGTGATCAAGCTGCTGGGCGGCGGCAGTCTGGTGCTGGCCCTGCCCGCTTTGCTGTCCCTGCGCCGGGCCCATCCGTCGCGCCGGCTCAGCCTCGTCTGCACCCGGGGAACGAAGGCCTTCGCCGAGACCCTGGGCGTATTCGACGACTACATCGTGGTGGACGATGGCGGGGCGCGGGCGCTGCTGGTCTCCGGCCTGCGGGCGCTGACGCGCTGCTGGCGGGTCGACACGGTCATCGACCTGGAAGTGCACAGCCGGCTCAGCACCGTGTTCGGCTGCCTGACCTGCGCGCGCAACCGGATCGGCTTCTACCTGGACACCGCCTTCTGGCGCCGCGGCGTGGCCACCCACCTGTTCTTCTACAACCGGGCCAGCGCCAGCCATGTGCATTACGAGCAGATCGCCCGCGCCCTCGGCGGCACCATCGCGCCCATGGCGGAGGTCCGAGCCGCCTACCGCACCGCCAACGGCCTGCCCGCCGCGCGCAGCCCGCAGAGCCCGGCCACCCGCATCGGCCTCGGCTGCTTCTGCTCGGATCTGAGCGTGGAGCGGATGCTGAGCGCGCAGGAATGGGCGCGCATCCTCGCCGGCCGGCTGGGCGAGGAGAAGGTCACCCTGCACCTGTTCGGCGGCAAGCAGGACCGGCCCGCCGCCGACCGCTTCATCGCCCTGCTGTCCCAGGCGCTGCCGACCGCGGAGTTCGTGAACGAGTGCGGCGCCCACGATCTGACCGGCAGCCTGCGCCTGCTGGACCGGATGGACCGGTTCTACTCGATCGACAGCGGGCTGCTGCACATCGCCCGGCTGATCGGGGTGGAGACGGTGTCGTTCTGGGGGCCGACCGATCCGCAGACGCTCCTGCTGCCGCTCCCGGAAGGCAGCACCGACGAGGTGCACTACAGCCGGCTCGCCTGCTCGCCCTGCGTCCACCTGACCGAGGTGCCGCCCTGCCGGGGCAACAACATCTGCATGCACGCCCATCTCGACCCGAGCCTGGCCGACGAGCCGCCGATCTGGGTGATCCGCTAG
- a CDS encoding lysylphosphatidylglycerol synthase transmembrane domain-containing protein has protein sequence MAGYFKTGLKVCVTLGLLAWVFSLVDREAVLAQLARIDPVFGIAAVLAQCAQFPVGAWRWRMILAADGVAMPFRDAFSFLMIGLLFNQVLPSTIGGDGVRVWLSARTGIGWSRAFGAVAVDRAAAIFMILVLSVPLLLVLTPIVDNAVARTSLTVVVLLGAAAVAVVLPLAPVVMSRLVTRLPERRILRPLMAAAGQSAILWRRGSTTAVLSVCSVLILTSHVATVWLIALSMGVTLDPLKLFALILPVMLLLAVPISIAGWGLREGLMVTALGYLDVEPSAAVAISLLWGGVTLFGGLLGGIALMLDRTDLATLFRSTGTAPVEEERP, from the coding sequence ATGGCCGGCTACTTCAAGACCGGCCTCAAGGTCTGCGTCACCCTCGGCCTGCTCGCCTGGGTGTTCTCCCTGGTCGACCGCGAGGCGGTGCTGGCCCAGCTCGCGCGCATCGATCCGGTCTTCGGCATCGCCGCCGTGCTCGCCCAATGCGCCCAATTCCCCGTCGGCGCCTGGCGCTGGCGGATGATCCTGGCCGCGGACGGGGTGGCCATGCCGTTCCGCGATGCCTTCTCCTTCCTGATGATCGGCCTGCTGTTCAATCAGGTCCTACCCTCGACCATCGGCGGCGACGGGGTGCGGGTCTGGCTGTCGGCGCGGACGGGCATCGGCTGGAGCCGGGCCTTCGGCGCCGTCGCCGTGGACCGGGCGGCCGCCATCTTCATGATCCTGGTGCTGTCGGTGCCGCTGTTGCTTGTCCTGACGCCGATCGTCGACAACGCCGTGGCGCGGACCAGCCTGACAGTGGTGGTGCTGCTGGGCGCCGCCGCCGTCGCCGTGGTCCTACCCCTGGCCCCGGTGGTGATGTCCAGGCTGGTCACCCGCCTGCCCGAGCGCCGGATCCTGCGCCCGCTGATGGCCGCCGCCGGACAGAGCGCGATCCTATGGCGCCGGGGCTCGACCACCGCCGTGCTGTCGGTCTGCAGCGTTCTGATCCTGACCAGCCATGTGGCCACCGTCTGGCTGATCGCCCTGTCCATGGGGGTGACCCTCGACCCGCTGAAACTGTTCGCGCTGATCCTGCCGGTCATGCTGCTGCTGGCGGTGCCGATCTCCATCGCCGGCTGGGGCCTGCGCGAGGGGTTGATGGTCACCGCGCTCGGCTATCTCGACGTGGAACCGAGTGCCGCCGTCGCCATCTCCCTGCTCTGGGGCGGGGTGACCCTGTTCGGCGGGCTGCTGGGCGGCATCGCCCTGATGCTCGACCGCACCGACCTCGCCACCCTATTCCGCAGCACCGGCACCGCGCCGGTCGAGGAAGAGCGCCCCTGA
- a CDS encoding SDR family NAD(P)-dependent oxidoreductase — protein sequence MTKITLVTGASRGLGRNTALSIARAGGDVVLTYRSNADEAATVVAEIERMGRKAVALQLDTGTIAGFPSFTDRLRTALAETWQRESVDNLVNNAGHGDMAPIAETTEAQFDALVNVHFKGVFFLTQALLPLIADGGRIVNLSSGLTRVAFPGFAAYSAAKGAVEILSLYLAKELGSRGIAVNTVAPGAIETDFLGGAVRDTPDLNETFAGMTALGRVGVPDDIGRMIASLLSEENRWVNAQRIEVSGGQSI from the coding sequence ATGACCAAGATCACCCTCGTCACCGGCGCCAGCCGCGGCCTCGGCCGCAACACCGCCCTCAGCATCGCCCGGGCCGGTGGCGACGTCGTGCTCACCTACCGCAGCAACGCCGACGAGGCCGCCACCGTGGTCGCCGAGATTGAGCGGATGGGCCGCAAGGCGGTCGCCCTGCAGCTCGACACCGGCACCATCGCCGGGTTCCCCAGTTTCACCGACCGGCTCCGCACTGCCCTCGCCGAGACCTGGCAGCGCGAGAGCGTCGACAATCTGGTGAACAATGCCGGCCATGGCGACATGGCCCCCATCGCCGAGACCACCGAGGCGCAGTTCGACGCTCTGGTGAACGTCCATTTCAAGGGCGTGTTCTTCCTGACCCAGGCGCTGCTGCCGCTGATCGCCGATGGCGGGCGGATCGTGAACCTGTCCTCCGGTCTGACCCGGGTCGCCTTCCCCGGCTTCGCCGCCTATTCGGCCGCCAAGGGCGCGGTAGAGATCCTGTCGCTCTACCTGGCGAAGGAGCTCGGCAGCCGCGGCATCGCGGTGAACACGGTCGCTCCGGGCGCCATCGAGACCGACTTCCTGGGCGGCGCGGTGCGCGACACCCCGGACCTGAACGAGACCTTCGCCGGCATGACGGCGCTGGGCCGGGTCGGCGTGCCGGACGATATCGGCCGGATGATCGCCAGCCTGTTGTCGGAGGAGAACCGGTGGGTCAACGCCCAGCGGATCGAGGTCTCCGGCGGCCAGTCGATCTGA
- a CDS encoding AraC family transcriptional regulator, translated as MTETLLELVRRFSQSHADSSGTARTPIAGITAIRATAPSALDYAISRPLVCLVLQGAKRVATGSQSVDFAAGDSLLITADVPTVSQITRATVVAPYQSLVIDLDADLIADLALEMEAVPAADGGPVRVEPTDGEVADAALRLMRLLDRPAALPVLQAQLRRELHYWLLAGRHGPAIRRLGLPDSHAQRIARAVAVLRADFARTVPADRLAAAAGMSPAAFYQHFRAVTSLTPLQFQKQLRLIEARRKLLAEGASPATAAFAVGYESVSQFTREYGRMFGRPPARDRRETRIEAAE; from the coding sequence ATGACGGAGACACTCCTCGAACTGGTCCGCCGGTTCTCGCAGAGCCACGCGGATAGTAGCGGCACGGCCCGCACGCCGATCGCCGGGATCACGGCGATCCGGGCGACGGCTCCCAGCGCGCTGGACTATGCGATCTCCCGGCCGCTGGTTTGCCTGGTTCTCCAGGGGGCCAAGCGGGTCGCCACCGGGTCGCAGAGTGTGGACTTCGCGGCGGGGGACTCCCTGCTGATCACCGCCGACGTGCCGACGGTCAGCCAGATCACCCGGGCGACGGTGGTCGCACCCTACCAGTCGCTGGTGATCGATTTGGACGCCGACCTGATCGCCGACCTGGCGCTGGAGATGGAGGCGGTGCCGGCGGCCGACGGCGGGCCGGTGCGGGTGGAGCCGACCGACGGCGAGGTGGCCGATGCGGCCCTGCGGCTGATGCGGCTGCTCGACCGTCCGGCGGCCCTGCCGGTCCTGCAGGCTCAGCTGAGGCGGGAGCTGCATTACTGGCTGCTGGCCGGACGCCACGGCCCGGCGATCCGGCGGCTCGGCCTGCCCGACAGCCACGCCCAGCGCATCGCCAGGGCGGTGGCGGTCCTGCGCGCCGACTTCGCCCGGACGGTGCCGGCCGACCGTCTGGCGGCCGCCGCCGGAATGAGCCCGGCCGCCTTCTACCAGCACTTCCGCGCGGTCACCTCGCTGACGCCGCTGCAGTTCCAGAAGCAGCTCCGGCTGATCGAGGCCCGGCGGAAGCTGCTGGCCGAGGGGGCGTCGCCCGCAACGGCGGCCTTCGCCGTGGGCTACGAGAGCGTGTCCCAGTTCACCCGGGAATACGGACGGATGTTCGGCCGCCCGCCGGCCCGCGACCGGCGAGAGACCCGCATCGAGGCAGCCGAGTAG
- a CDS encoding ABC transporter permease: MIILFAYIAVFVASMLIVRFVGRLMAARHDFTSLKTVTFGDETAVKPHRVASIVSILAIFAIWGAFTGSSLVPIHVPGPFIGTTQFTYTAKNAAGETDEATVTVVVHKIGEDVALPEIEPGAGFARNDVDKVGAWRSGLIRPDRNDEGGKEDGYRIVAVDGQPIDDTRTVAVADGAITMTPKGSLNFTPTAGMQMEPIWLPSPEAVWHRFVEIWSEGYQGITLGEHLGWSLIRVLAGFLAGCILGIPLGYAMGLSGWFRGWFDPIVEFMRPVPPLALIPLVIIWFGIGETGKVILLFLAALWIMTIAARAGVSGVNISKVHAAYSLGASKTQILWHVIVPNSLPEIFTGARVAMGVCWGTVVAAELVAAEKGAGKMIVAASKFQLTDIVIMGIILIGVIGFGIDVLMRRLESWLVPWKGRS; the protein is encoded by the coding sequence ATGATCATCCTGTTCGCCTATATCGCCGTCTTCGTCGCGTCCATGCTGATCGTGCGCTTCGTCGGCCGCCTGATGGCCGCCCGCCACGATTTCACCAGCCTGAAGACCGTCACCTTCGGCGACGAGACCGCGGTCAAGCCGCACCGGGTCGCCTCCATCGTGTCCATTCTGGCGATCTTCGCGATCTGGGGTGCCTTCACCGGCTCCAGTCTGGTTCCGATCCATGTGCCGGGGCCGTTCATCGGCACCACCCAGTTCACCTATACCGCCAAGAACGCCGCCGGCGAGACCGACGAAGCGACCGTCACAGTGGTGGTCCACAAGATCGGCGAGGACGTCGCCCTGCCGGAGATCGAGCCCGGCGCCGGCTTCGCCAGGAACGACGTGGACAAGGTCGGCGCCTGGCGCAGCGGCCTGATCCGCCCGGACCGCAACGACGAGGGCGGCAAGGAGGACGGCTATCGGATCGTCGCCGTGGACGGCCAGCCGATCGACGACACCAGGACGGTCGCCGTGGCCGATGGCGCGATTACCATGACGCCGAAGGGCTCGCTGAACTTCACCCCGACGGCCGGGATGCAGATGGAGCCGATCTGGCTGCCCTCGCCGGAAGCGGTCTGGCACCGCTTCGTGGAGATCTGGAGCGAGGGCTATCAGGGCATCACCCTGGGCGAGCATCTGGGCTGGTCGCTGATCCGGGTGCTGGCGGGTTTCCTGGCGGGCTGCATCCTCGGCATTCCGCTGGGCTACGCCATGGGCCTGTCCGGCTGGTTCCGCGGCTGGTTCGACCCGATCGTCGAGTTCATGCGCCCGGTGCCGCCGCTGGCCCTGATCCCGCTGGTGATCATCTGGTTCGGCATCGGCGAGACCGGCAAGGTCATCCTGCTGTTCCTCGCCGCCCTGTGGATCATGACCATCGCCGCGCGGGCCGGGGTGTCGGGGGTGAACATATCCAAGGTGCACGCCGCCTATTCGCTCGGCGCGTCCAAAACGCAGATCCTGTGGCACGTGATCGTGCCGAACTCCCTGCCGGAGATCTTCACCGGCGCGCGGGTCGCCATGGGCGTGTGCTGGGGCACGGTGGTCGCCGCCGAACTGGTCGCCGCCGAGAAGGGGGCCGGCAAGATGATCGTGGCGGCCTCCAAGTTCCAGCTCACCGATATCGTGATCATGGGCATCATCCTGATCGGCGTCATCGGCTTCGGCATCGACGTGCTGATGCGCAGGCTGGAGAGCTGGCTGGTGCCCTGGAAGGGCCGGAGCTGA
- a CDS encoding ABC transporter ATP-binding protein: MTLTIENLSMRFDLPNGTAVQALKDVSLSLNDGELLSVLGPSGCGKTTLLNIVAGFLAPTEGRVALNGETVTGPAPERGMVFQKGALFEWMNVRQNVDFGPRMKGMPKAERDAITDHLLETVGLQDFKEKAVYELSGGMQQRVALARCLANDPEIILMDEPLGALDALTREKMQGLVLKLWKETGKTVILITHSVEEALLLGERLLVMAPRPGRIHREYTLPFADSAVNADLRAVKKQPEFGERREEILSMIWEMEEEIMGRSETAA, translated from the coding sequence GTGACGCTGACCATCGAAAACCTGTCCATGCGCTTCGACCTGCCGAACGGCACGGCGGTCCAGGCGCTCAAGGACGTCTCGCTCTCCCTCAACGACGGCGAATTGCTGTCGGTTCTGGGCCCGTCGGGCTGCGGCAAGACCACCCTGCTGAACATCGTCGCCGGTTTCCTGGCGCCGACCGAAGGACGGGTCGCGCTGAACGGCGAAACGGTCACCGGTCCCGCCCCGGAGCGCGGCATGGTGTTCCAGAAGGGCGCGCTGTTCGAGTGGATGAACGTGCGCCAGAACGTCGATTTCGGCCCGCGCATGAAGGGCATGCCGAAGGCCGAGCGGGACGCCATCACCGACCATCTGCTGGAGACCGTGGGTCTGCAGGACTTCAAGGAGAAGGCGGTCTACGAACTCTCCGGCGGCATGCAGCAGCGCGTGGCCCTGGCCCGCTGCCTCGCCAACGATCCCGAGATCATCCTCATGGACGAGCCGCTGGGCGCGCTCGACGCCCTGACCCGCGAGAAGATGCAGGGTCTGGTGCTCAAGCTGTGGAAGGAGACCGGCAAGACCGTCATCCTGATCACCCACTCGGTGGAGGAGGCCCTGCTGCTGGGCGAGCGCCTGCTGGTCATGGCGCCGCGGCCGGGCCGGATCCACCGCGAATACACCCTCCCCTTCGCCGACAGTGCGGTGAACGCCGACCTGCGCGCGGTGAAGAAGCAGCCGGAATTCGGCGAGCGGCGGGAGGAGATCCTGTCGATGATCTGGGAGATGGAAGAGGAGATCATGGGCCGCTCGGAGACCGCGGCATGA
- a CDS encoding ABC transporter substrate-binding protein, which yields MSLKVTARAALAAFALLSSAQSASALEEITVGYFLEWPMPFEYGKATGKYDEALGVKVNWVSFDAGTAMSAAMASGDVQLSVSQGVPPFVVATSAGQDLKIVDVAVSYSENDNCVVAEKLEIDKTSAKELEGKKVGVPIGTAAHYGFLKQMSHFGVDIGTMEIVDMAPADGAAAFAQGSLDMVCGWGGALRRMKEHGNVLLTGAEKEELGILVFDVTSAPASFVAEQSELVAKFLKVTADMNAMWKSGEHKAEMLPVIAKDAGMSEEATESTMATFVFPSVDEQLGAKWLGGGAQEFMKGVAKVFLDAGSIPSTRDTYEGAVDTGPLKAASAM from the coding sequence ATGTCGCTCAAAGTCACAGCACGCGCGGCGCTCGCCGCTTTCGCCCTTCTATCGTCCGCGCAGTCCGCCTCGGCGCTGGAGGAGATCACGGTCGGCTACTTCCTGGAATGGCCGATGCCGTTCGAATACGGCAAGGCCACCGGCAAGTATGACGAGGCCCTGGGCGTGAAGGTCAACTGGGTGTCCTTCGACGCCGGCACCGCCATGTCGGCCGCCATGGCGTCGGGCGACGTCCAGCTTTCGGTCAGCCAGGGCGTGCCGCCCTTCGTGGTCGCCACCTCGGCTGGCCAGGATCTGAAGATCGTCGACGTCGCCGTCAGCTACTCGGAGAACGACAACTGCGTCGTCGCCGAGAAGCTGGAGATCGACAAGACCAGTGCCAAGGAACTGGAAGGCAAGAAGGTCGGCGTGCCGATCGGCACCGCCGCCCATTACGGCTTCCTGAAGCAGATGTCCCATTTCGGCGTCGATATCGGCACCATGGAGATCGTCGACATGGCGCCGGCCGACGGGGCCGCCGCCTTCGCCCAGGGCAGCCTGGACATGGTCTGCGGCTGGGGCGGTGCGCTGCGCCGCATGAAGGAGCACGGCAACGTGCTGCTGACCGGCGCGGAGAAGGAGGAGCTCGGCATCCTGGTGTTCGACGTCACCTCCGCCCCGGCCTCGTTCGTCGCCGAGCAGAGCGAGCTGGTGGCCAAGTTCCTGAAGGTCACCGCCGACATGAACGCCATGTGGAAGTCCGGCGAGCACAAGGCCGAGATGCTCCCGGTCATCGCCAAGGATGCCGGTATGTCCGAGGAAGCCACCGAGAGCACCATGGCGACCTTCGTCTTCCCGTCGGTGGACGAGCAACTCGGCGCCAAGTGGCTCGGCGGCGGCGCCCAGGAGTTCATGAAGGGCGTGGCCAAGGTATTCCTGGACGCCGGCAGCATCCCGTCCACCCGCGACACCTATGAAGGTGCCGTGGATACCGGCCCGCTGAAGGCCGCCAGCGCCATGTAG